In Toxoplasma gondii ME49 chromosome X, whole genome shotgun sequence, a single genomic region encodes these proteins:
- a CDS encoding hypothetical protein (encoded by transcript TGME49_275490) — protein MVDFLVPGLIPACAPAAPGPSSCSSSSSSSSSSSHLSKDLSTSSNPSSSSSSVPSRLTAGASEPPPTSAAVFDDGASDIAVLRQYIDLFEKTSSFALDSESGQSPVSNPGGCRLIPRERPAASLRPSSDPRGPAPEGEESGDQATGNRTGAQGAVAGAGSAGDKEADPAASELHSMLGFRLRSTLQLLLLLKQTEVLGMRLYRILCEQRRRKERLRRQGKTSSQDGDSHEMIDEGGEEALVVSGVVDAWTRTSELSEGQALRWIFARYRSVRVLVALEAWLQWEARHLAGLCGASASSPVSLEGSFSGAAVTGFRNSAERHMQSARIPGKKAPNASDLPSCPTASAAPSLFYHADWPYVLPGASHAWRAASCRRGAEAQLCESPPSSGSRSSFSHSAPLISEVDRRETRAFFAGVWQLLRMGKLLEAEKQAVERGAAWLVEVIRGDEPWMEPYVYDDVDLSLQVEDVFTDHEIRLLSDASPILKACLWPSGYSLQHVALAAREEGKEELRGLQESLKNAELEKKTEKNAELCSTGAFALKNAGIAAALDKKQMGWYGEGKKGRSLLVHVCQRILAKQQDPTVSLSVSSSAPLSARISPRCTFDFAAAAGKGAVGVLAGLGVGEKVETQKGGFGMESFEQAIYGYLSGSLEAMEHVSTGWADCLFALVRAVKASLIDGTLRCMRSHEPHGRFAGEPRRGGFLPPVPRRKNGKCCSASPAASAGEVNRVPSASFSSRTEGSVSASPRKKRRTLQEHGSSLNDFSASRGGVSPQSSPRSDLPDGYLSVCAVGKGEEADEEGAGTLRRRKSLYDPLRILLTDFLRPQSAAFEDDAEVAGQERKGAPDGEAVETPEEESGEKTCCCGRAWIGEEAEWREASPALPPGDEGLGVDEGGDALDCVVEEAREGGEGGRNERIDEESSSFSGEERCAKQVDEGVLALLFNIMNDLPLFLRRFVPSAHSREQIVTEGADELRLLQLFLVFLFLQNSSSPPTGAAGQERTGEAEETAAKDEREERSLYAKSVKKLLRKTFRHGPRLVLPRKSRVEGAETEAVDLVTVSCSPSLSFQEFTAFFVVLQGDLKQPFLAFPSSLSSPAAQLSLSLPVRSPLSPPRGLRECDGEEDAQDAEGLSVRDADFLVGGFIAHVFQQLPVCDVLLHVKIVELLRYVSSERRVKLLGDWLWRRFAARYWESREGRELLEECVSWIATNFPQDVLRVALRCAERSWHCSRPLVVSGRGMRVGRGDRDADSEGGEDESNGPGDCAFSEGRDEEETDAQDERLIFDERREETAVERLQFSVFLVLSVFSLYYVNRKFQSHADQPLALLLKDSAATSSLLPLSSVSSASPPPSRWLLLLGLYCLGVIAHLGLLGLCLDFRGLVRLTRSLLRQNAGRGPVAETSEGLGERGAPKASLEPNAPEGAARRGPPTRSGPPTRSVVGDGGTWEVSPGEERGREGHTFRGGFGEGDGRQRSDNRGEKAELERRAERESRVVSGLGDWIRFAVDPGLVSPVLDLLLQELDDDVGRAGELRQSAASKRREDEEERKPEAARDAETAPSRFSLTTEAEKKGKAALEREEETEAGRDFGSRTSTVSFVSCDEPSQPSFLPSRLNPIEKLRTALMGGAPVLRLRDRSLLPTTHLVQFHDLLTASTLTGAVERRLRVLAPPSVRDSRGPSSLTPSTHLSSAASSILSAAAALFRTSALFFAHCKSRLGNEFPGSRALSLSRLRSDDPFAGPASAASEEGASFFPLLSDRQREEEAAAIGALELESRLQLEQLSRHVTALLRRSDEARFPSVEERERRVDARKALLSQLEKERRKLKTHTSLSSLFHVPSFVEEDETVVSAETESCSVDASPCGSVAQSESPGPDDREAFHRLEEQQGEGPDFGDSERRVAASRRQERESRRGKAALLLLLRSELLGQAQQLVVLWSRVENKWRETEVEGQDLCGPAAEGEKTERKKGDEKNKVCRDAAGLVVFASEVLATTASRFPKAEAVLQQALGLGDFS, from the exons ATGGTGGACTTCCTCGTCCCGGGGCTCATCCCCGCCTGTGCGCCTGCTGCCCCAGGCCCTTcgtcctgttcttcctcttcttcttcctcttcttcttcgtcgcacTTATCTAAAGATCTGTCGACCTCGTCCAatccgtcgtcttcctcgtcttctgtcccTTCGCGCCTGACGGCAGGAGCGTCTGAACCTCCGCCTACGAGTGCTGCTGTGTTTGACGATGGGGCTTCGGATATCGCGGTTCTGCGCCAGTACATTGATCTGTTTGAGAAGACAAGCAGCTTTGCCCTTGACTCAGAGAGTGGGCAGTCGCCGGTGTCGAATCCCGGAGGTTGTCGCCTCATCCCCAGAGAGCGACCGGCGGCATCTTTGCGGCCTTCGAGCGACCCGCGGGGGCCTGCGCCCGAAGGCGAGGAGTCAGGGGACCAAGCAACGGGAAACAGGACTGGAGCCCAAGGGGCCGTTGCCGGAGCTGGGTCGgcaggagacaaggaagccGATCCGGCGGCTTCCGAGCTTCACAGCATGCTGGGATTCAGACTCCGGAGCAcgctgcagcttctgcttTTGCTCAAGCAAACGGAGGTTCTTGGCATGCGTCTTTACAGGATTCTTTGCGAacagaggaggcggaaggaACGACTTCGACGCCAGGGAAAGACAAGTTCTCAGGATGGAGACAGCCACGAGATGATTGacgaagggggagaagaagctcttGTTGTGTCGGGAGTCGTGGATGCTTGGACTCGAACGAGTGAACTGTCAGAGGGGCAG gCTCTCCGGTGGATTTTCGCGCGCTACCGCTCTGTCCGAGTTCTCGTTGCCCTCGAGGCCTGGCTCCAGTGGGAAGCGAGGCACCTGGCGGGACTTTGTGGGGCTTCTGCCAgttctcccgtctctctggaAGGCAGCTTCTCTGGTGCCGCCGTGACCGGCTTCCGAAACTCTGCTGAACGCCACATGCAGAGCGCGAGAATCCCCGGAAAAAAGG CTCCCAACGCGAGCGACCTCCCCAGCTGTCCAACAGCTTCTGCGGCTCCGTCGCTCTTCTACCACGCGGACTGGCCGTACGTTTTGCCGGGCGCCTCGCATGCCTGGAGGGCCGCTTCGTGCCGGAGGGGAGCGGAGGCGCAGCTCTGCGAGAGCCCACCGTCGTCAGgttctcgttcgtctttctctcacTCGGCGCCGCTGATCTCCGAAgtggacagaagagagacgcgggcGTTTTTCGCCGGAGTTTGGCAGCTGCTGCGCATGGGGAAGTTGCTcgaggcggagaagcaggctGTTGAGCGTGGAGCTGCGTGGCTTGTTGAGGTGATAAGAG GCGACGAACCTTGGATGGAGCCGTACGTCTACGACGACGTCGATCTCTCCTTGCAAGTTGAAGACGTTTTCACAGACCACGAAATTCGGCTTCTCTCGGACGCGAGCCCAATTCTGAAA GCCTGCTTATGGCCGAGCGGCTATTCGCTTCAGCACGTCGCTCTGGCCGCTCGCGAGGAAGGCAAGGAAGAGTTGCGGGGCCTCCAGGAGTCTCTGAAGAATGcggagctggagaagaagactgaaaAGAATGCCGAACTTTGCTCCACTGGCGCCTTTGCACTGAAGAATGCCGGGATTGCCGCGGCGCTCGACAAGAAGCAAATGGGGTGGTACGGCGAAGgcaagaaaggcagaagtcTCCTCGTCCACGTTTGTCAAAGGATTCTCGCCAAACAGCAAG ATCccacagtgtctctctctgtctcctcgtctgctcctctctccgcccGCATCTCGCCTCGGTGCACATTCGACTTCGCAGCGGCCGCAGGGAAGGGGGCTGTGGGTGTTCTGGCTGGCCTTGGCGTCGGCGAGAAAGTAGAGACGCAAAAGGGAGGATTTGGGATGGAGTCGTTCGAACAGGCGATCTACGGCTACTTGTCTGGGTCCCTGGAAGCCATGGAGCACGTCAGCACCGGGTGGGCCGActgtctcttcgccctcgTGAGGGCCGTCAAG GCTAGCCTCATCGATGGCACCttgcgctgcatgcgttcccaCGAGCCTCACGGGCGCTTCGCCGGCGAGCCTCGACGAGGCGGTTTTCTGCCTCCAGTCCCGAGGCGGAAGAACGGCAAGTGCTGTTCCGCTTCACCTGCGGCGAGCGCTGGCGAGGTGAACAGAGTTCCAAGCGcatcgttttcctctcgaacagaaggaagcgtgtctgcgtcgccgcgaaagaagcgacgcaCTTTGCAAGAGCACGGTTCGTCTCTCAACgacttctctgcctcccggGGAGGAGTTTCTCCGCAGTCGTCACCCCGGTCGGACCTGCCTGATGGATATCTTTCCGTCTGCGCTGtggggaaaggagaagaggcagacgaagagggggCTGGAACActcagaagaaggaagagtcTCTACGACCCGCTCCGTATTCTCCTCACAGACTTCCTCCGACCGCAGAGTGCGGCCTTCGAAGACGACGCGGAGGTCGCCggccaggagagaaagggagcaCCGGACGGCGAAGCCGTAGAGACgccggaagaagaaagtggagagaaaacgtgCTGTTGCGGAAGAGCGTGGATtggggaagaggcagagtGGCGAGAAGCGTCGCCCGCGCTTCCGCCTGGGGACGAGGGCCTTGGGGTcgacgaaggaggagacgcgctcGACTGTGTAGTtgaggaggcgagggaaggtggagaaggcggaaggaacgagaggaTTGATGAGGAATCCAgttctttttctggggaaGAAAGATGCGCGAAGCAAGTCGATGAGGGtgtcctcgctcttctcttcaacaTCATGAAT gaccttcccctctttcttcggCGCTTCGTCCCCTCCGCCCACAGCCGCGAGCAGATCGTGACCGAGGGGGCGGACGAGCTCCGGCTTCTTCAGTTGTTCCtggttttcctctttctgcaAAACTCGTCTTCACCTCCGACGGGCGCCGCCGGCCAGGAGCGAACTGGCGAAGCCGAAGAAACAGCAGCGAAGGACGAACGGGAGGAACGAAGTTTGTATGCCAAGAGCGTCAAGAAGCTTCTGCGAAAGACTTTCCGCCACGGGCCGAGGCTTGTGTTGCCGCGCAAGTCACGCGtcgaaggcgcagagactGAAGCCGTTGATCTCGTCACAGT GTCGTGCTCTCcatctctttccttccaAGAATTCAcggctttcttcgtcgttctccaGGGCGACCTCAAGCAGCCCTTTCTCGCATTTCCTTCGTCACTCTCCTCTCCTGCCGCGCaactctctctgtctctccctgttcgttctcctctgtctccgccccGTGGACTGCGCGAGTGCgacggtgaagaagacgcgcaagacgcagaaggatTGAGCGTCAGAGATGCGGACTTCCTTGTCGG GGGATTCATCGCCCATGTTTTCCAGCAGCTTCCAGTCTGCGATGTCCTCCTTCACGTGAAGATTGTGGAACTCCTGCGATACGTCAGCTCGGAGCGCCGG GTGAAGCTTCTAGGCGACTGGCTATGGAGGCGATTCGCAGCTCGATACTGGGAGTCCCGAGAAGGCAGGGAACTCCTGGAAGAATGCGTCTCTTGGATCGCCACCAACTTCCCTCAG GATGTCCTCAGGGTGGCGCTTCGCTGTGCTGAGCGCAGCTGGCATTGCTCGAGGCCGCTCGTGGTGTCTGGGCGGGGCATGCGCGTGGGGAGGGGCGACCGCGACGCAGACTCTGAgggcggcgaagacgagtCCAACGGCCCCGGCGACTGTGCGTTCTCTGAAGGCCGcgatgaagaggaaacagacgcacAGGACGAGCGACTAATCTtcgacgagagacgaga AGAAACTGCAGTTGAGCGTCTTCAGTtttccgtcttcctcgttctctccgtcttctcacTCTACTACGTGAACCGGAAGTTTCAGAGCCACGCTGACcagcctctcgctcttcttctcaagGACAGCGCGGCGacatcttctctccttcctctttcttccgtctcctctgcttctccccctcCCTCGCGctggcttctgcttctggGGCTCTACTGCCTGGGCGTCATTGCACACCTGGGTCTGCTCGGCCTCTGCCTCGACTTCCGCGGACTCGTGCGCCTCACCCGCAGTCTCCTTCGCCAGAACGCTGGTCGCGGCCCCGTCGCGGAGACTTCGGAGGGCCTCGGGGAGCGCGGCGCCCCGAAGGCTTCTTTGGAGCCCAACGCGCCCGAAGGGGCCGCGCGGCGGGGCCCGCCCACGCGGAGTGGCCCGCCCACGCGGAGTGTCGTGGGTGATGGAGGGACATGGGAGGTCTCCccgggagaagaacgcgggcGCGAAGGACACACGTTCAGGGGAGGTTtcggcgagggagacggaagacagagaagcgacaacagaggagaaaaagctgAACTCGAAAGGCGGGCAGAACGAGAGTCGCGAGTCGTCTCGGGGCTGGGCGACTGGATCCGCTTCGCTGTGGACCCTGGCCTCGTGTCTCCCGTTCTCGATCTCCTTCTCCAGGAGTTGGACGACGACGTTGGGCGCGCGGGAGAACTGCGGCAAAGCGCCGCAAGCAAAAGacgcgaagacgaggaagaacggaagCCCGAGGCtgcgagagacgccgaaaCGGCACCCtcacgtttttctctcaccACGGAGGCggaaaagaaggggaaagcagctctggagagagaggaagagacggaggcaGGGCGCGACTTCGGAAGTAGAACCAGCACTGTCAGTTTCGTCTCTTGCGACGAACCGAGTCAGCCGAGTTTTCTGCCTTCGCGGCTCAACCCCATTGAGAAGCTGCGGACGGCGTTGATGGGAGGGGCGCCTGTGCTGCGTCTAAG agaccgTTCCCTGCTGCCTACGACGCACCTGGTGCAGTTCCACGATCTCCTGACTGCCTCGACCCTCACAGGAGCCGTCGAGCGGCGGCTGAGGGTGCTCGCGCCTCCAAGTGTCCGCGACTCACGagggccttcttctctcacgcCGTCCACCCACTTGTCCAGCGCGGCGTCTTCGATTCTGAGTGCAGCGGCGGCCCTCTTTCGAACTTCTGCTTTGTTCTTCGCTCACTGCAAGAGTCGGTTAGGGAACGAGTTTCCTGGCTCTCGAGCGCTCTCCCTGTCTCGCCTGCGGAGTGACGACCCCTTCGCGGGACCTGCGTCTGCGGCTTCGGAGGAAGGCGCTAgcttctttcctttgttGTCAGACAggcaacgagaagaagaagccgcggcGATCGGCGCTCTGGAACTCGAGTCGCGCCTGCAACTGGAGCAGCTGTCGAGGCATGTGACCGCTCTGCTGCGTCGCTCAGATGAAGCGCGCTTCCCTtcagtggaggagagagagaggcgggtgGACGCGCGGAAGGCGCTGCTTTCTCAGCTGGAAAAAGAGCGGCGCAAACTAAAGACACAcacgtctctctcctcgctcttccacGTTCCGTCCttcgtggaagaagacgaaaccgTCGTTTCGGCAGAGACGGAAAGCTGCTCCGTGGACGCCTCGCCCTGTGGCTCCGTCGCCCAAAGCGAGAGCCCAGGCCCCGACGACCGCGAAGCCTTCCACAGGCTCGAGGAGCAACAGGGGGAAGGTCCGGACTTCGGGGACTCTGAGAGGCGAGTCGCCgcgtcgcggagacaggagagagagagtagACGCGGGAAGGCGGCACTGTTGCTGCTCCTTCGATCCGAGCTGCTCGGACAGGCACAGCAGCTGGTCGTCCTCTGGAGTCGCGTGGAGAacaagtggagagaaacggaagtcGAAGGACAAGACCTCTGCGGACCCgcggcagagggagaaaaaacggaacggaaaaagggagacgaaaagaacaAGGTGTGTCGAGACGCAGCAGGCTTGGTCGTCTTCGCGTCCGAAGTCCTCGCCACGACAGCCAGCCGATTCCCGAAAGCCGAGGCTGTGCTGCAGCAGGCTCTCGGTCTTGGGGACTTCTCTTGA